In Xenorhabdus ishibashii, the following are encoded in one genomic region:
- a CDS encoding GPW/gp25 family protein: MAKKILAELYGRGWAFPPQFFINEDQKISGVTLTEGEINVRQSMSILFLTEPGERIMREEYGCGLSDYLFANISDELMADIQTRIEECVLRYEPRANITDIQISQRTDFLNTLHIQVIYTLRGSDINQQLESILTINEGQLQVIL; this comes from the coding sequence ATGGCGAAAAAAATACTAGCTGAACTTTATGGTCGTGGTTGGGCATTCCCTCCCCAATTTTTTATCAATGAAGACCAAAAAATATCTGGTGTAACCCTGACCGAAGGAGAAATAAATGTCCGCCAAAGTATGAGTATTCTTTTTTTGACTGAACCTGGTGAACGCATTATGCGTGAAGAGTATGGTTGTGGTCTGTCTGATTATCTTTTTGCTAATATCAGTGATGAATTAATGGCAGATATTCAAACCCGTATTGAAGAGTGTGTATTGCGTTATGAACCTCGTGCCAACATTACAGATATTCAGATCAGCCAAAGAACAGATTTTCTTAATACCCTTCATATTCAAGTCATTTATACCTTAAGAGGTAGTGATATCAACCAACAACTTGAAAGTATCCTTACAATTAATGAAGGACAGTTACAGGTGATTCTATGA
- a CDS encoding Ig-like domain-containing protein, which produces MKENNTNYASEHRTITWLEFNKTAKPNEEIIQEIYVSPPDDNIEIIFTLDNPNVAFKEHDDGNPQKWTTTTNSLGHKRVHICLTRDMVCEFTLNAQLFNSPSKLSANPLSLAFVSGPPAKITLDMYGVQYHVHVNYCRPHVEYFVDCKYDEDPYYPVAATVRDIDGFPVQGVDVSFTMDSNTYRRTTNNFGVANCTFDGISYLHTYHVTAQIIGTYIENDITFQ; this is translated from the coding sequence ATGAAAGAAAATAATACAAATTATGCATCAGAGCACCGCACTATTACCTGGTTAGAATTCAATAAAACTGCAAAGCCAAATGAAGAAATAATTCAGGAAATTTATGTCTCTCCACCTGATGATAATATAGAAATCATATTTACTTTAGATAATCCTAATGTTGCTTTTAAAGAGCATGATGATGGTAATCCACAAAAATGGACTACCACAACAAACTCTTTAGGTCATAAACGTGTACATATTTGTTTAACTAGAGACATGGTATGCGAATTCACATTAAACGCACAACTTTTTAATTCCCCATCCAAACTCTCAGCTAATCCTTTATCGTTAGCATTTGTATCTGGACCACCGGCGAAAATCACCTTAGATATGTATGGTGTACAATATCACGTACATGTGAATTATTGCCGTCCCCATGTAGAATATTTCGTTGATTGTAAATATGATGAAGATCCTTATTATCCAGTAGCAGCGACAGTCCGAGATATTGATGGTTTTCCTGTACAAGGCGTGGATGTTTCTTTTACAATGGACTCTAATACATATAGAAGGACAACAAATAATTTTGGGGTAGCAAATTGTACATTTGATGGTATTTCTTATCTTCATACATATCATGTGACAGCACAAATAATAGGAACTTATATAGAAAATGATATCACTTTTCAATAA
- a CDS encoding DUF4255 domain-containing protein yields the protein MTNVIIPDNIIITINESLFSILNQYLNAKGNNIDIRFDLPEINSIQSEPTVSVFLYDIHEDLQLRSSEARSYDYVRKVLSPGWININCNYSITYWDVSKPSNDSSSPDSKPDNQAIQVMTRVLSALVNNRQLKDIPHSYTKVIPPQENFNSLGNFWQALGNRPRLSLFYSITVPMKLQDIEHDLMPVEKISSIVTPDVKAENQPD from the coding sequence ATGACAAATGTAATCATACCTGACAATATTATCATTACCATAAATGAATCGTTATTTTCCATTCTAAATCAATATTTAAATGCTAAGGGTAATAATATTGATATCCGTTTTGACTTACCAGAAATTAACTCCATTCAATCAGAACCAACAGTCAGTGTATTTCTTTACGATATACATGAAGATCTACAGTTGCGTTCTTCTGAAGCCAGAAGTTACGATTATGTAAGAAAAGTATTATCACCAGGTTGGATTAACATAAATTGCAACTATTCAATTACCTACTGGGATGTTAGTAAACCGTCAAATGATAGCTCTAGTCCCGACAGCAAACCTGATAATCAGGCCATACAAGTTATGACTCGCGTTTTAAGTGCGCTGGTTAATAACCGACAATTAAAAGATATACCTCATTCATACACTAAGGTGATACCACCACAAGAAAATTTCAATAGCCTGGGAAATTTTTGGCAAGCGCTTGGTAATCGCCCTCGCCTCTCCTTGTTTTATTCCATTACAGTGCCGATGAAACTTCAAGATATCGAACATGACCTTATGCCAGTCGAAAAAATATCATCTATTGTTACACCAGATGTGAAAGCAGAAAATCAACCAGATTAA
- a CDS encoding ATP-binding protein, with protein MKIKLENNNISIDILSRLKNVYHHIERIDLQLQYYFYQNKCDLYDILPEEFLLSKDEIKQRLKKPLGIPHWLDLEKNDILISQEISPPHTFNVISQLTDRFGLTEFERDVLLLGLLPYFDDRYHIMFSILNGNSQRNWPCLSLAINLFSQHTNDKQLLQNNFLPQNSLIKNNLLLFKNSEEIILSKTQFLTHNTVWYFLLGQKIVLLPLINFSYWHTSTLQTWFPPTLYHSLKNILLIETDKNFPLVILRGKQNSARELAVSNIMMFHGISTLILDLARLPEEEYSNSITNLIADAIREVKLHDACLLIRNAYLITEKYKIWHNELSFLFNQHKLRVILLTELQNPLIWIKNIPIVKIDMPVFTFSDKKTMLQVNLPDNSLQEENIIQLCRRFSFTPETLPLILEEATQYQMLRQSTGQLEEIDLRQALNFRAQQNFGALAQRITPKRSFKDLIVSNVLEQQLKEIVAAMHYREHVLTEGFLEKINYGTGISALFYGESGTGKTMAAEVIAEQLGVDLIKVDLSTVVNKYVGETEKNISQIFELAESDSGVLFFDEADALFGKRSEIKDARDRYANTEVSYLLQRLENYPGLVILATNNRSHLDNAFYRRLTFITRFTYPDEKLREKMWQIIWPKAFKLSDDIDFSHLSKKSDLTGANIRNIALLSSILSKNEHCEKIENKHIERAIILELNKIGRLTF; from the coding sequence ATGAAAATTAAATTGGAAAATAATAATATATCTATTGATATATTATCAAGATTAAAAAACGTATATCATCATATAGAACGAATTGATTTACAATTACAATACTATTTCTATCAGAACAAATGCGATTTATATGATATATTACCAGAAGAATTTTTACTCTCTAAAGATGAAATAAAGCAACGCCTAAAGAAACCTTTAGGAATTCCACATTGGTTAGATCTTGAAAAAAATGATATTCTTATATCTCAAGAGATTTCTCCTCCCCATACCTTTAATGTAATATCACAATTGACTGATCGCTTTGGGCTCACTGAATTTGAGCGAGATGTTTTATTATTAGGTTTATTACCCTATTTTGACGACCGCTATCATATAATGTTTTCTATTCTAAATGGTAATAGCCAAAGGAACTGGCCCTGTCTATCTCTGGCAATTAACCTATTCAGTCAACACACAAATGATAAGCAATTACTACAAAATAATTTTTTACCGCAAAATTCATTAATCAAAAATAACCTATTACTATTTAAAAATAGTGAAGAAATTATCTTATCGAAAACACAATTTTTAACCCATAATACAGTCTGGTATTTTTTATTAGGGCAGAAAATAGTATTGCTTCCATTAATAAATTTTTCTTACTGGCATACCTCTACTTTACAAACGTGGTTTCCACCAACACTTTATCATTCACTGAAAAATATATTATTAATCGAAACGGATAAAAATTTCCCATTAGTTATACTTAGAGGTAAACAAAATAGTGCCAGGGAATTAGCTGTCAGTAATATTATGATGTTTCATGGCATTAGCACTTTAATTCTGGATTTAGCACGATTGCCAGAAGAGGAATATTCAAACTCAATAACTAATTTAATAGCAGATGCAATACGGGAAGTTAAATTACATGACGCTTGTTTATTAATTCGCAATGCTTATTTAATAACTGAAAAATATAAAATATGGCATAATGAGTTATCCTTTCTTTTCAATCAACACAAATTACGTGTAATTCTTCTGACGGAGCTACAAAATCCATTGATATGGATTAAAAATATACCAATAGTAAAAATCGACATGCCTGTTTTTACTTTCTCAGATAAAAAAACTATGCTACAAGTTAACTTACCTGATAATTCCTTACAAGAAGAAAATATAATTCAGCTATGCCGGCGTTTTTCATTTACTCCAGAGACATTACCATTAATTCTTGAAGAAGCTACTCAATACCAAATGTTACGGCAATCAACAGGTCAATTGGAAGAAATTGATTTACGACAGGCATTGAATTTTCGTGCCCAACAAAATTTTGGTGCTCTGGCTCAACGTATCACACCTAAACGTAGCTTTAAAGATCTCATCGTTTCAAATGTATTAGAACAACAACTAAAAGAAATTGTTGCAGCTATGCATTATCGTGAACATGTTCTTACCGAAGGTTTTCTGGAAAAAATAAATTATGGAACAGGTATCAGCGCCTTATTTTATGGTGAATCAGGAACTGGCAAGACCATGGCGGCTGAGGTTATTGCAGAACAACTTGGTGTAGATCTAATTAAAGTTGATCTTTCTACTGTTGTAAATAAATATGTTGGTGAAACAGAAAAAAACATCTCACAAATATTCGAATTGGCTGAGTCAGATTCTGGAGTCCTATTTTTTGACGAAGCCGATGCGCTATTTGGTAAACGAAGTGAGATCAAAGATGCTCGTGACAGATATGCAAATACCGAAGTTTCTTACTTGTTACAACGATTGGAAAATTATCCGGGATTAGTTATTTTAGCCACTAACAATCGTAGCCATTTAGATAATGCATTTTATCGAAGATTGACTTTTATTACTCGTTTTACTTATCCTGATGAAAAATTACGTGAAAAAATGTGGCAGATTATTTGGCCAAAAGCATTTAAATTATCTGACGATATTGATTTTTCTCATCTATCTAAAAAATCTGATTTGACAGGTGCCAATATTAGAAATATAGCTTTATTATCTTCAATCCTATCAAAAAATGAACACTGTGAAAAAATAGAAAATAAGCATATTGAACGCGCCATTATACTTGAACTAAATAAAATTGGCCGACTAACTTTCTAG
- a CDS encoding glycosyltransferase, with protein sequence MNIPKKIHYFWTGDKIPESNLRNIIAIKYENPGYIVNIWGENKDKSLILKTLNSLKFRAEKGNFDIGDLSTNLIYKNIDTAFNILYENVDPDCSHKHSGCFKKTNNNSIKLSEKNKKRFGDPLELMRYLHHVYKLQLHGVYYNYASASDIARLVILYTEGGIYLDTDVKLTNSQIINYIDDDHTINSTEKNDAIKNKSRFDKIVIHSDIGFGDVSGKGWKKINSDTITTIFGNAIISSPIQSKKVLDILFHISMSLKRRHLAIQINQLDKSHKINKIIMLEKEFEIDRKIDNALKYHKRNEIKMDMRCSILDPIWRTGFVDDKTKSFHNRHRNENIALKCAERRVRHTKQLTGPGIYSNFFNFKGKVPKKYRIENSDEYDLFFDEVDAKSPWAIINIKKRKSI encoded by the coding sequence ATGAATATTCCTAAAAAAATCCATTACTTCTGGACAGGAGATAAAATTCCAGAAAGTAATTTACGAAATATTATAGCGATAAAATATGAAAACCCTGGTTACATTGTAAATATTTGGGGAGAAAATAAAGATAAATCACTTATTTTAAAGACATTAAATTCACTTAAATTTAGAGCCGAAAAGGGTAACTTTGATATTGGTGACTTGTCAACCAACCTTATCTACAAGAACATTGATACAGCATTTAATATTTTATACGAAAATGTTGATCCAGATTGTTCACATAAACATTCTGGATGCTTTAAAAAAACCAATAACAATTCCATAAAACTTTCGGAAAAAAATAAAAAACGCTTTGGTGATCCTTTAGAATTAATGCGTTATTTACATCATGTCTATAAACTTCAACTACATGGGGTTTATTACAATTATGCATCAGCAAGTGATATTGCACGTTTAGTTATTTTATACACGGAGGGAGGAATATACCTTGATACTGATGTTAAATTGACTAACTCACAAATCATTAATTATATTGATGATGATCATACAATAAATTCCACCGAAAAGAATGATGCTATTAAAAACAAATCCAGATTTGATAAAATAGTGATCCACTCAGATATCGGTTTTGGTGACGTATCAGGAAAAGGATGGAAGAAAATAAACAGTGATACTATAACCACTATATTCGGAAATGCTATTATTTCAAGTCCTATTCAATCAAAAAAAGTGTTAGATATTTTATTCCACATATCTATGTCGTTGAAAAGACGCCATCTTGCCATTCAAATTAATCAACTTGATAAATCCCATAAAATAAATAAAATTATAATGTTAGAGAAAGAATTTGAAATTGACCGTAAAATAGATAATGCCTTAAAATATCATAAAAGAAACGAAATAAAAATGGATATGCGATGTAGTATACTTGATCCTATATGGAGAACAGGTTTTGTCGATGACAAAACTAAATCATTCCACAATAGACATAGAAATGAAAATATAGCATTAAAATGTGCTGAACGCCGTGTTCGTCATACAAAACAATTAACAGGTCCAGGTATATATTCAAATTTCTTCAATTTCAAAGGGAAAGTTCCCAAAAAATATCGAATTGAAAACAGTGATGAATATGATCTTTTCTTCGATGAAGTTGATGCTAAAAGCCCTTGGGCAATTATTAATATAAAAAAACGAAAATCAATATAG
- a CDS encoding contractile injection system tape measure protein yields the protein MINKISIYIEFNNQKIANEILHNSTLNKRDIKKTINTYFKKYASEQQIKLETVNLNLGEIYLNEFNSIFLMCIMDSLNHVIEKSQKNNNTEINHEKTSYQDISNESNLLKKIITINNNEFISHLHQKIEPLISEKINNLAQLVNIQMKTDTKREMLSGDTVTPLYQNNIIYPEKLILNVLRYIQKNNLQGIKTVSYLETGINNGTLNLTDIINLLYNIIEQNSLLNEWLSILWKTQKISQFYKKHLPEKEYTKLSQHFDTKNTPGNRPFLQQTISTDDTLTELLQTLSAVNNENLPQLTQNKITSITETVLQESIEIQNILHLFQHPVLYNWVKSDRLTPLWQLAPISISYKKYFPTKNPPVIQQNFSINDINSHKSGIKPVINDVTFYNSEADKVSLTELKSPYQIKNAGILILWPMISALFRQLNLFDGQNFIHLRAQFKAVYFLEYLIWETGEIKIEKNRLNNVLCGLPIEENVITTPIKREEKLIIEQWLNAIISQIPVWKKLTHNDIRQLFLQRPGELLINEREFNVTIQCQPFDILLTDWPWPLNIVKMPWLNHPLLIKWNEF from the coding sequence ATGATAAATAAAATCTCAATCTATATTGAATTCAATAATCAAAAAATAGCAAATGAAATTTTGCACAATTCCACTTTAAATAAACGCGATATAAAAAAAACGATTAATACATACTTTAAAAAATACGCCAGTGAACAACAAATAAAGCTAGAAACAGTGAACCTAAACCTTGGTGAAATATACCTTAATGAATTCAATTCAATATTCTTAATGTGTATTATGGATTCTCTTAATCATGTAATAGAGAAATCTCAAAAGAATAATAATACTGAAATCAACCATGAGAAAACTTCATATCAAGATATAAGTAATGAATCAAATTTATTAAAAAAAATCATTACAATTAACAATAATGAATTTATTTCACATTTACATCAGAAAATCGAACCATTAATAAGTGAAAAAATTAACAACCTAGCGCAATTAGTTAATATACAAATGAAAACAGATACAAAAAGAGAAATGTTATCTGGAGATACAGTAACACCTCTGTATCAAAACAATATTATCTATCCAGAAAAACTTATACTCAATGTTCTAAGATATATACAAAAAAACAACCTTCAGGGTATTAAAACAGTTTCATATCTTGAAACGGGAATAAATAATGGCACACTTAACTTAACTGATATTATAAATTTACTCTATAACATCATAGAACAGAACTCACTATTGAATGAATGGTTATCAATTTTATGGAAGACCCAGAAAATTTCACAATTTTACAAAAAACACCTACCTGAAAAAGAGTACACAAAATTATCCCAGCACTTTGACACTAAAAACACACCAGGTAATAGACCATTTTTACAGCAAACAATATCTACTGATGACACATTAACCGAGCTATTACAGACATTATCTGCTGTTAACAACGAAAATTTACCACAATTAACCCAAAATAAAATTACATCAATAACAGAAACCGTTTTACAAGAAAGCATTGAAATACAAAATATTCTTCACCTTTTTCAACATCCAGTATTATATAACTGGGTAAAATCAGACAGGCTAACACCATTGTGGCAATTAGCACCTATTTCAATATCGTATAAAAAATATTTTCCTACTAAGAATCCGCCGGTAATACAACAGAATTTTAGCATCAATGATATAAATAGCCATAAATCTGGTATAAAACCAGTAATTAATGATGTGACTTTCTATAATTCTGAAGCAGACAAAGTCTCATTAACTGAATTAAAATCCCCATATCAAATAAAGAATGCTGGAATACTCATTTTATGGCCAATGATATCTGCATTATTTAGACAGCTCAATCTATTTGATGGACAAAATTTCATCCATCTTCGGGCTCAATTTAAAGCAGTTTATTTCTTAGAATATCTAATTTGGGAAACTGGAGAAATTAAGATAGAAAAAAACAGGCTAAATAATGTGTTATGTGGATTACCAATTGAAGAAAATGTTATCACCACGCCGATAAAACGGGAAGAAAAATTGATAATAGAACAATGGTTAAACGCAATTATTTCTCAGATTCCTGTCTGGAAAAAACTTACTCATAATGATATTCGTCAACTGTTCTTACAACGCCCAGGAGAATTGTTAATTAATGAAAGAGAGTTCAATGTTACAATACAATGTCAACCGTTTGACATACTATTAACCGATTGGCCCTGGCCATTAAATATAGTAAAGATGCCTTGGTTAAATCATCCGTTATTAATAAAATGGAATGAATTTTAA
- a CDS encoding phage baseplate assembly protein V, producing MKLSSLPAIEIMVDGAPLSQFSVISITINQHINDIPSANIILGLTGDIIHIFDHKTQEELTNCRPNSEFVAQIEKEIVFKGIIVRQQLELKGQDSLVILTAKHPLQKLTHGLNSQLFSQQSDEEIIRKLFNQAGIPVTIKQNAQLRTVHEQMAQFRCNNWVFLRKRLNATNTWMLPGTETVTLVTPESLNQSTVHTLSQQSSSQDINIQEDNHQEIVLFEASLQWDNQYNPETVNITSWDIVEQELSQAIQVSKSELGSGQLASDNVSSLTNQGSQWIFSYSLDNEQTLNLAQGILNNQRIHNVSGRFYVAGDNRYQAGDILELTGFGQAMDGRTIITGVNQSINQQQGWRTQLTLGMQPEARQPASQVKELHIGIVEKFQEDSQSLDRIPIKIPAFGSGSDTLFARLSKPYASNESGFCFYPEPGDEVIIGFFECNPDFPVILGSMHNPKNKTPLAPSEENSMKTLVIRQAENQQSLIFNNKEKIISINSGEHKLSLQQDKDITFDSVKNLIMTATEEIKLQAEESLSASGQSGVDIKGANINLTQ from the coding sequence ATGAAGTTATCCTCATTACCAGCAATCGAGATCATGGTAGATGGTGCCCCGCTCAGTCAATTTTCCGTCATCAGTATCACTATCAACCAACATATCAATGATATTCCCTCAGCAAATATTATCTTAGGGCTTACTGGCGATATCATTCATATCTTTGATCACAAAACACAAGAAGAGCTGACAAATTGCCGCCCAAACAGTGAATTTGTTGCACAGATTGAAAAGGAAATTGTATTTAAGGGTATTATTGTTCGACAACAGCTTGAACTCAAAGGTCAAGATAGTCTGGTAATACTAACCGCCAAACATCCATTACAAAAATTGACTCATGGCCTCAATTCACAGCTATTCAGTCAACAAAGTGATGAAGAAATTATCAGGAAATTATTTAATCAAGCAGGTATCCCAGTAACCATCAAGCAAAACGCCCAACTTCGGACTGTTCATGAACAAATGGCACAATTTCGCTGCAATAACTGGGTCTTTTTGAGAAAACGATTAAATGCAACAAATACCTGGATGCTTCCTGGTACAGAGACAGTGACATTGGTGACACCTGAATCGCTCAATCAATCAACAGTACATACTCTCAGCCAACAGAGCAGTAGCCAAGACATTAATATACAAGAAGATAATCATCAGGAAATTGTGCTCTTTGAGGCCAGCCTTCAATGGGATAATCAATATAATCCTGAAACAGTGAATATAACATCATGGGATATTGTTGAGCAGGAGTTGTCCCAGGCCATTCAGGTGAGCAAGAGCGAACTGGGTAGTGGGCAACTTGCCTCCGATAACGTATCTTCCTTAACTAATCAGGGATCACAATGGATTTTCAGTTATTCATTGGATAATGAACAAACTCTAAATCTTGCGCAAGGTATTCTGAATAATCAACGAATTCATAATGTCTCCGGCCGTTTTTACGTGGCAGGCGATAATCGCTATCAAGCAGGGGATATACTGGAATTAACTGGCTTCGGTCAGGCCATGGATGGTCGGACAATAATCACTGGCGTCAACCAAAGCATTAATCAACAGCAGGGTTGGCGTACCCAATTGACTTTAGGTATGCAGCCAGAGGCAAGACAACCTGCATCTCAAGTAAAAGAATTGCATATCGGGATTGTGGAAAAATTCCAAGAAGATAGCCAATCTCTGGATCGAATACCAATCAAAATCCCTGCTTTTGGCTCAGGTAGTGACACACTGTTTGCTCGCTTAAGTAAACCCTATGCCAGCAATGAAAGCGGATTTTGTTTCTACCCTGAGCCGGGGGATGAAGTGATTATCGGTTTCTTTGAATGTAATCCTGATTTCCCCGTTATATTAGGTTCGATGCACAACCCTAAAAATAAAACTCCGTTAGCGCCTAGCGAAGAAAATTCGATGAAAACACTAGTTATCAGGCAGGCGGAAAATCAACAGTCACTTATTTTCAACAATAAAGAAAAAATAATCTCTATTAATAGTGGAGAACATAAATTATCTTTACAACAGGATAAAGATATTACGTTTGATTCAGTTAAAAATCTTATTATGACAGCCACTGAGGAAATTAAATTACAAGCTGAAGAATCCTTATCTGCCAGTGGACAATCTGGAGTTGATATTAAGGGAGCCAACATTAACTTAACGCAATAA